A single window of Plasmodium reichenowi strain SY57 chromosome 14, whole genome shotgun sequence DNA harbors:
- a CDS encoding putative exported protein (Plasmodium exported protein, unknown function), with the protein MSRVHTRNYYYRHPNSKAVSENVYEIIRAKNKQAQRKKYLKIFLCLSLCILLFLLGYAFIVYNSSIDGRRSLYPKKSSKKSRKLSELVLADYPSSNYTSSNYPSSKMDDLKTLENDWNSSNEAVDDEGMCKDPFGNILDVPKHENDSLYRDYNTSMFDIKNIKIEEISLPLSKLELSHIISRLSKDVPKEYLMNLWLQAFAVSNDLVEIVNVLNEYIEYYKNQVDKCIDLTNNGNYTCWKKCNLELAKTLLFEHIEYKTKFYKVLVTRHM; encoded by the exons ATGTCGAGGGTACACACACgcaattattattacagGCACCCTAACTCAAAAGCTGTTAGTGAGAATgtatatgaaataattCGTGCGAAGAATAAACAGGCAcagagaaaaaaatatttaaaaatatttttatgcCTTTCCTTATGcattcttttatttttattaggTTATGCATTCATAGTG TATAATAGTTCCATTGACGGAAGAAGATCCTTGTACCCAAAGAAAAGTTCGAAGAAGTCGAGAAAACTCTCTGAATTAGTACTTGCTGATTATCCTTCTTCAAATTATACTTCTTCAAATTATCCTTCTTCAAAAATGGATGATTTAAAAACTCTTGAAAATGATTGGAATAGTTCAAATGAAGCTGTGGATGACGAAGGTATGTGTAAGGATCCTTTTGGAAATATTCTTGATGTACCGAAGCATGAGAATGATTCGTTATATAGGGATTATAACACAAGTATGTttgatattaaaaatattaaaatcGAAGAAATATCCTTGCCGTTATCCAAACTGGAATTAAGCCATATTATTAGTAGGCTAAGTAAAGATGTTCCTAAAGAATATCTTATGAACTTATGGCTACAAGCATTTGCTGTATCAAATGATTTGGTAGAAATTGTAAATGttttaaatgaatatatagaatattataagaatCAGGTGGATAAATGTATAGATTTAACTAATAATGGTAATTATACTTGTTGGAAAAAATGTAATCTTGAATTGGCtaaaacattattatttgaacatatagaatataaaacaaaattcTATAAAGTTTTAGTTACCAGACATATGTAA